One window of Enterobacter sp. RHBSTW-00175 genomic DNA carries:
- a CDS encoding glycoside hydrolase family 105 protein produces MKVWPVKQSPLLRQPERFIARDELKSLIQKVTHNLVNIHDKTGEFLLRLDDGRVIDTKGWAGWEWTHGVGLYGIWQYYCQTGDVAMRDIIDSWFTNRFAEGATTKNVNTMSPFLTLAYRYEETKNPAWLPWLESWAEWAMNEMPRTDHGGMQHITLAEENHQQMWDDTLMMTVLPLAKIGKLLNKPEYVEEAVYQFLLHVQNLMDRETGLWFHGWNYEGNHNFARARWARGNSWLTIVIPDFLELVDLPENSAVRRYLVQVLNAQITALAKCQDDSGLWHTLLDDPDSYLEASATAGFAYGILKAVRKRYVGAEYADVADKAIRGIVKNISPEGELLQTSFGTGMGSDLAFYRQIPLTSMPYGQAMAILCLTEYLRKYF; encoded by the coding sequence ATGAAAGTTTGGCCTGTCAAACAGAGTCCGTTACTGCGTCAGCCTGAGCGTTTTATCGCCAGGGATGAGCTGAAATCACTGATTCAGAAGGTGACACATAATCTGGTGAACATTCACGATAAAACGGGCGAATTTTTACTGCGACTGGACGACGGGCGCGTGATCGACACCAAAGGCTGGGCGGGATGGGAGTGGACGCATGGCGTCGGCTTATACGGCATCTGGCAGTATTACTGCCAGACCGGCGACGTAGCGATGCGTGACATTATTGACAGCTGGTTTACCAACCGCTTCGCGGAAGGGGCGACCACCAAAAACGTCAACACTATGTCACCGTTTCTGACCCTGGCTTATCGCTACGAAGAGACGAAAAACCCGGCCTGGCTGCCGTGGCTGGAAAGCTGGGCAGAATGGGCGATGAACGAGATGCCGCGCACCGATCACGGCGGGATGCAGCACATCACACTGGCTGAAGAGAACCATCAGCAGATGTGGGATGACACGCTGATGATGACGGTGCTGCCGCTGGCGAAAATCGGTAAGTTGCTGAACAAACCGGAATACGTTGAGGAAGCGGTGTATCAGTTCCTGCTGCACGTGCAGAACCTGATGGACAGGGAAACCGGGTTGTGGTTCCACGGCTGGAATTACGAAGGAAACCACAACTTTGCCAGGGCCCGCTGGGCGCGCGGCAACAGCTGGCTGACCATCGTCATCCCGGATTTCCTCGAGCTTGTGGATCTGCCGGAAAACAGCGCCGTGCGTCGTTATCTGGTGCAGGTGCTGAACGCACAGATTACCGCTCTGGCAAAATGTCAGGACGACAGCGGCCTGTGGCACACGCTGCTTGACGATCCAGATTCCTACCTCGAGGCATCAGCAACTGCGGGGTTTGCTTACGGTATTCTGAAAGCAGTGCGTAAGCGCTATGTCGGGGCGGAGTATGCCGACGTCGCCGATAAAGCGATTCGCGGAATTGTGAAAAATATTTCGCCGGAAGGAGAGTTACTGCAAACGTCATTCGGTACGGGGATGGGGAGCGATCTGGCGTTTTATCGCCAGATCCCGTTGACGTCGATGCCGTACGGCCAGGCGATGGCAATCTTGTGTTTAACGGAATATTTGCGTAAGTACTTCTGA
- a CDS encoding MFS transporter translates to MKTRKIGLANYLAYGSGDFLGAGTTALTSAWLLYFYTTFCGLSPIEATFIFAAARVLDAVVSPLMGFLTDNFGTTWFGKRFGRRKFFILLGIPCVFSYSLMWVGDMNFWYYLLTYLVFDVVYTMILVPYETLVPEMTDDFKQKTKFSGARISMAQMSAILASFLPGVLLTHFGKDNAVSFFYASLVFSVLCAVMLTFVWCFTWERPREDWTEAALRAEEEKKKLSLRQSLNRLFVELSSTLRIKIFRQHLGMYLGGYIAQDVFNAVFTYYVVFVLMQEASMASTLLGTMASFQFIAVIAMIPLCIRFGPAPSYRMVVVLFGLASVSYAVLYYAGLSDIFSLLLLVSAVAGLGRGGINYVPWNTYTYIADVDEVITGQRREGIFAGIMTLTRKASQAGAVMLVGIVMQMSGFVSGQKVQPAEVSHTILMILSVGTVLVLFCGFLVSLRFKLNLQTHSTLREETAKMRESGRAMPEAATPQARATVEMLAGMPFESLWGNNNIGYLNRNKPAAPSLKDGAVLNSTYNRG, encoded by the coding sequence ATGAAAACACGTAAAATTGGACTCGCAAATTACCTTGCTTATGGCTCGGGCGATTTCCTTGGCGCAGGGACGACTGCGCTGACCTCCGCCTGGCTTTTATATTTTTATACGACCTTCTGTGGACTCTCGCCGATTGAGGCAACATTTATCTTTGCTGCTGCAAGGGTACTGGATGCTGTGGTCAGCCCGTTAATGGGCTTTTTAACCGATAACTTTGGCACGACCTGGTTTGGAAAACGCTTCGGTCGGCGTAAGTTCTTTATCCTGCTCGGCATTCCTTGCGTGTTCAGCTATTCACTGATGTGGGTAGGGGACATGAATTTCTGGTACTACCTGTTGACCTATCTGGTGTTCGATGTCGTCTACACCATGATTCTGGTGCCATACGAAACGCTGGTACCGGAGATGACCGATGACTTCAAACAGAAAACCAAATTCTCTGGCGCGCGTATCTCAATGGCACAGATGTCGGCCATTCTTGCTTCATTCCTGCCGGGTGTCTTACTGACTCACTTTGGTAAAGACAACGCGGTTTCCTTCTTCTATGCAAGCCTGGTCTTCTCTGTGCTCTGCGCGGTGATGCTGACCTTCGTCTGGTGCTTTACCTGGGAACGCCCGCGTGAAGACTGGACAGAAGCGGCGCTGCGTGCCGAAGAAGAGAAGAAAAAACTGTCTCTGAGGCAGAGTCTCAACCGCCTGTTTGTGGAGTTAAGCTCTACGCTGCGCATTAAAATCTTCCGTCAGCACCTGGGGATGTACCTGGGGGGTTACATCGCGCAGGACGTGTTCAATGCGGTATTCACCTACTACGTGGTGTTTGTCCTGATGCAGGAAGCGTCAATGGCGTCGACCCTGCTCGGCACGATGGCGAGCTTCCAGTTTATTGCGGTCATCGCCATGATCCCGTTGTGCATCCGCTTCGGACCTGCGCCGTCCTACCGCATGGTGGTGGTGCTGTTTGGCCTGGCGTCTGTTTCGTATGCCGTGCTTTATTACGCCGGACTGAGTGACATCTTCTCGCTGCTGTTGCTGGTTTCCGCGGTGGCGGGGCTGGGCCGCGGTGGTATCAACTACGTGCCGTGGAATACCTACACCTACATTGCTGACGTGGACGAAGTGATCACCGGTCAGCGCCGCGAAGGGATCTTTGCCGGCATCATGACCCTGACACGTAAAGCATCTCAGGCGGGTGCGGTAATGCTGGTGGGGATCGTGATGCAGATGTCCGGCTTTGTCAGCGGGCAGAAGGTTCAGCCTGCTGAAGTGAGCCACACCATTCTGATGATACTGAGTGTGGGAACCGTTCTGGTGCTGTTCTGCGGCTTCCTGGTGTCCCTGCGGTTCAAACTCAATTTGCAGACCCACAGTACGCTGCGTGAAGAGACCGCCAAAATGCGTGAGTCTGGCAGGGCGATGCCTGAAGCCGCAACCCCGCAAGCCCGTGCGACGGTGGAGATGCTCGCCGGGATGCCATTCGAGTCACTGTGGGGCAACAACAACATCGGTTACCTGAATCGTAATAAGCCAGCGGCACCTTCTCTGAAGGATGGCGCAGTACTGAATTCGACATACAACAGAGGTTAA
- a CDS encoding flagellar protein FlhE — MHKWLWVLFFPLAAQAAGEGTWQASSMGITLNHRGESMSSRPLSPSESASGQMTLVAWNYRLIGPTPAGLRVRLCTQTRCAEIDGENGTTQAFNGVSALEPLRFIWEVPGGGRLIPALKVQSNSVIVNYR; from the coding sequence ATGCATAAGTGGTTATGGGTACTGTTCTTCCCGCTGGCGGCACAGGCCGCAGGCGAGGGGACATGGCAGGCCAGCAGCATGGGGATTACGCTCAATCATCGTGGTGAGTCGATGTCTTCACGCCCGCTATCGCCTTCAGAATCTGCTTCTGGCCAGATGACGCTGGTGGCATGGAATTACAGACTGATTGGCCCAACGCCCGCAGGGTTGCGCGTACGTTTGTGTACACAGACCCGCTGCGCGGAAATCGACGGGGAAAATGGCACAACTCAGGCGTTTAACGGCGTATCGGCCCTCGAACCACTGCGCTTTATCTGGGAAGTTCCTGGCGGCGGGCGTTTGATTCCGGCGCTGAAAGTTCAGAGCAACTCTGTCATCGTCAACTACCGCTAA
- the flhA gene encoding flagellar biosynthesis protein FlhA, producing the protein MANLVAMLRLPSNMKSTQWQILAGPILILLILSMMVLPLPAFILDLLFTFNIALSIMVLLVAMFTQRTLEFAAFPTILLFTTLLRLALNVASTRIILMEGHTGAAAAGKVVEAFGHFLVGGNFAIGIVVFVILVIINFMVITKGAGRIAEVGARFVLDGMPGKQMAIDADLNAGLIAEDEAKKRRSEVTQEADFYGSMDGASKFVRGDAIAGILIMVINVVGGLLVGVLQHGMDMGHAAESYTLLTIGDGLVAQIPALVISTAAGVIVTRVSTDQDVGEQMVGQLFSNPRVMLLAAAVLGLLGMVPGMPNLVFLLFTAALLGLAWWMRGRETQPAAEPVPVKMQENTQAVEATWNDVQLEDSLGMEVGYRLIPMVDFQQDGELLGRIRSIRKKFAQEMGFLPPVVHIRDNMDLPPARYRILMKGVEIGSGDAYPGRWLAINPGTAAGTLPGEQTIDPAFGLAAIWIESALKEQAQIQGYTVVEASTVVATHLNHLIGQFSSELFGRQEAQQLLDRVTQEMPKLTEDLVPGVVTLTTLHKVLQNLLDEKVPIRDMRTILETLAEHAPLQSDPHELTAVVRVALGRAITQQWFPGTGEVQVIGLDTPLERLLLQALQGGGGLEPGLADRLLAQTQEALGRQEMLGAPPVLLVNHALRPLLSRFLRRSLTQLVVLSNMELSDNRHIRMTATIGGK; encoded by the coding sequence ATGGCTAATCTGGTGGCAATGTTGCGCCTGCCGAGCAACATGAAATCGACGCAATGGCAGATTCTGGCCGGGCCGATTCTCATCCTGCTGATTTTGTCGATGATGGTATTGCCGCTCCCGGCATTCATCCTCGATCTGCTTTTCACATTCAACATTGCACTGTCCATCATGGTGCTGCTGGTGGCGATGTTTACCCAGCGGACACTGGAGTTTGCAGCGTTCCCGACCATTCTGCTGTTTACCACCTTACTGCGTCTGGCATTGAACGTGGCCTCTACGCGTATCATCCTGATGGAAGGGCATACAGGTGCGGCGGCGGCGGGTAAAGTGGTTGAAGCCTTCGGTCACTTCCTGGTGGGCGGTAACTTTGCCATCGGTATCGTGGTGTTCGTGATCCTCGTTATCATCAACTTTATGGTTATCACCAAAGGTGCAGGGCGTATCGCAGAAGTCGGTGCGCGCTTCGTGCTGGACGGGATGCCGGGTAAGCAGATGGCGATCGACGCCGACCTTAACGCGGGTCTTATTGCTGAAGATGAAGCCAAAAAGCGCCGTTCGGAAGTGACTCAGGAAGCCGACTTCTACGGCTCGATGGACGGTGCGAGTAAGTTTGTGCGTGGGGATGCCATTGCGGGCATCCTGATTATGGTTATCAACGTGGTGGGCGGCCTGCTGGTCGGTGTTCTGCAACATGGTATGGACATGGGCCACGCGGCGGAAAGCTATACGCTGCTGACCATCGGTGACGGTCTGGTTGCACAGATCCCGGCGCTGGTTATCTCTACTGCTGCGGGTGTTATTGTTACCCGCGTCAGTACGGACCAGGACGTTGGCGAGCAGATGGTTGGCCAGCTGTTCAGCAACCCACGCGTGATGCTGCTGGCTGCGGCTGTGCTGGGGCTGCTCGGTATGGTTCCGGGGATGCCGAATCTGGTGTTCCTGCTGTTTACCGCCGCTCTGCTTGGCCTTGCCTGGTGGATGCGCGGGCGTGAAACCCAACCCGCTGCCGAGCCTGTTCCCGTTAAAATGCAGGAGAATACCCAGGCGGTCGAAGCCACCTGGAACGATGTCCAGCTGGAGGATTCACTGGGGATGGAGGTGGGCTATCGCCTGATCCCGATGGTGGATTTCCAGCAGGATGGTGAACTGCTTGGGCGTATTCGCAGTATTCGTAAGAAATTCGCGCAGGAGATGGGCTTTTTGCCTCCGGTGGTTCATATCCGCGACAACATGGATTTACCGCCAGCGCGATACCGTATTCTGATGAAAGGTGTGGAAATTGGCAGCGGTGATGCTTATCCGGGACGCTGGCTTGCTATCAACCCGGGCACGGCTGCCGGTACTTTGCCGGGTGAACAAACCATCGATCCGGCCTTCGGTCTGGCCGCTATCTGGATCGAGAGCGCGCTAAAAGAGCAGGCGCAGATCCAGGGGTATACCGTGGTGGAAGCCAGTACCGTAGTGGCAACCCATCTTAACCATCTGATTGGGCAATTCTCGTCTGAACTGTTTGGCCGCCAGGAAGCGCAGCAACTTCTTGACCGCGTCACGCAAGAGATGCCGAAGTTGACCGAAGATCTGGTACCTGGTGTGGTGACCTTGACTACGTTGCACAAAGTGCTGCAAAACCTGCTCGACGAGAAAGTGCCCATCCGTGATATGCGCACCATTCTGGAAACCCTGGCGGAACATGCCCCGCTGCAAAGCGATCCGCATGAGCTGACGGCGGTGGTTCGTGTGGCGCTGGGACGTGCTATTACCCAACAGTGGTTCCCGGGAACAGGTGAAGTGCAGGTAATTGGTCTTGATACTCCGCTGGAACGCTTACTGCTCCAGGCCTTGCAGGGTGGTGGCGGTCTTGAACCTGGGCTTGCAGACCGACTGCTGGCACAAACCCAGGAAGCGCTGGGGCGTCAGGAGATGCTGGGTGCGCCACCTGTTCTGCTGGTGAACCATGCTCTGCGTCCGTTGTTGTCCCGCTTCCTGCGCCGCAGCCTGACGCAGCTGGTGGTGCTGTCGAACATGGAGCTGTCGGATAACCGCCATATCCGCATGACGGCAACCATTGGAGGTAAATAA
- a CDS encoding molecular chaperone, translating into MRKLSKAFIYLSLIMPTLSHAAGVQIGRTRIIYNAEKKEIALPLVNKDNALPWLIQSWTDTGDETTRGPFIVTPPLFRLDAQKEQSLRIAWNGSSLPEDRESLFYMNIRTIPATAKEDSDKNMLRLIYKTRLKLFWRPSGLKGTPGDTCKNLHFRQEKGDVIIINDGAFYSVFDSLQFGNTPLSKADMVAPFSRVSVPLPAKTSGAQVSWRCITDYGNASEKYTSTMIQG; encoded by the coding sequence ATGCGTAAATTGTCGAAAGCATTTATCTACCTCTCGCTAATAATGCCCACATTGAGCCATGCAGCAGGTGTCCAGATTGGCCGCACGCGTATTATTTACAACGCCGAAAAAAAAGAGATAGCCCTTCCGCTCGTCAACAAAGATAACGCACTTCCCTGGCTCATCCAGTCCTGGACGGACACAGGCGACGAGACAACGCGTGGCCCCTTTATTGTCACCCCCCCGCTTTTCCGACTGGATGCGCAAAAGGAGCAAAGTCTCCGCATCGCCTGGAATGGATCCTCGCTCCCTGAAGACCGTGAATCGTTGTTTTATATGAACATCCGCACCATTCCAGCAACCGCGAAAGAGGACAGCGATAAAAACATGCTGCGCCTTATTTATAAGACCCGCCTGAAGCTGTTCTGGCGCCCTTCTGGGCTTAAAGGGACGCCCGGTGACACCTGTAAAAACCTGCATTTTCGCCAGGAAAAGGGCGACGTAATTATCATTAACGACGGGGCATTTTACAGCGTTTTTGACAGCCTACAGTTCGGGAATACACCGCTATCAAAGGCGGATATGGTTGCGCCGTTTTCCCGTGTCTCCGTCCCTCTTCCGGCGAAGACCTCAGGCGCTCAAGTTAGTTGGCGTTGTATTACTGATTACGGAAATGCATCGGAAAAATACACATCCACAATGATTCAGGGATAA
- the flhB gene encoding flagellar biosynthesis protein FlhB, whose protein sequence is MSEENDDKTEAPTPHRLEKAREEGQIPRSRELTSLLILVVGVCIIWLGGESLARRLAGMLSTGLRFDHSMVNDPNLILSQIILLIKGAMIALLPLITGVVLVAIVSPVMLGGLVFSAKSLQPKFSKLNPLPGIARMFSAQTGAELVKAILKSTLMGSAAGFYLLHNWPEMMRLISESPLSAMSNAMNLVGLCALLVVLSIIPMVGFDVIFQLYSHFKKLRMSRQDIRDEYKQMEGDPHVKGRIRQMQRAAARRRMMEDVPKADVIVTNPTHYSVALQYDENKMSAPKVVAKGAGLIALRIREIGTENRVPILEAPPLARALYRHAEIGQQIPGQLYAAVAEVLAWVWQLKRWRLAGGQRPVKPENLPVPEALDFMNEKDTDG, encoded by the coding sequence GTGTCAGAAGAAAACGACGACAAAACGGAAGCCCCCACACCCCACCGACTTGAAAAAGCGCGTGAGGAAGGGCAAATCCCCCGTTCCAGAGAACTGACATCCCTGCTTATTTTAGTAGTGGGTGTTTGCATTATCTGGCTGGGTGGGGAGTCGCTCGCCCGAAGACTGGCTGGAATGCTCTCTACCGGATTACGTTTTGATCACAGCATGGTCAACGATCCGAACCTGATCCTTAGCCAAATCATTCTGCTCATCAAAGGCGCCATGATTGCCTTGCTGCCGCTGATAACCGGCGTGGTGCTGGTGGCTATCGTCTCACCCGTTATGCTGGGCGGACTGGTGTTCAGCGCGAAATCGCTGCAACCTAAGTTTTCCAAACTCAACCCGCTGCCGGGCATCGCCCGCATGTTTTCCGCCCAGACCGGCGCGGAGCTGGTGAAAGCTATTCTGAAATCTACGCTGATGGGCAGTGCGGCGGGTTTTTATCTTTTGCACAACTGGCCCGAGATGATGCGCCTTATTAGCGAATCACCGTTAAGCGCGATGAGTAACGCCATGAACCTTGTCGGGCTGTGCGCGCTACTGGTGGTGCTCAGCATTATCCCGATGGTAGGTTTCGACGTTATTTTCCAGCTGTATAGCCACTTCAAGAAGCTGCGCATGTCACGTCAGGATATTCGTGATGAATACAAGCAGATGGAAGGTGACCCGCATGTGAAGGGGCGTATTCGCCAGATGCAGCGCGCTGCCGCTCGCCGTCGCATGATGGAAGATGTGCCAAAAGCCGATGTCATTGTCACCAACCCGACGCACTACTCGGTGGCGTTGCAGTACGACGAAAACAAAATGAGCGCGCCAAAAGTGGTGGCGAAAGGGGCCGGGCTGATTGCGCTGCGTATTCGTGAGATCGGCACTGAGAATCGCGTTCCCATTCTTGAAGCACCGCCGCTGGCGCGTGCCTTGTACCGTCATGCCGAAATAGGACAACAAATCCCGGGGCAACTTTACGCCGCAGTGGCGGAAGTTCTGGCCTGGGTATGGCAATTGAAACGCTGGCGTTTAGCAGGTGGTCAACGACCTGTGAAACCTGAAAACCTTCCAGTGCCAGAAGCGCTGGATTTTATGAACGAGAAGGACACTGATGGCTAA
- a CDS encoding fimbrial protein gives MKRTKTMVASFILSLVSVSAIAAEMNAGTIHFTGQIIEPSCTIDGDNGTDSTVPLGTYPNSLFDKVGKESELIPFSIRLSDCPVKSDGLPSVQLTFNGSTAVTGSTTLLDVSKITTDGDTAATGIGIAVTPADDNEDYISFDGSEDQVRITLPTTKEDQVHADFNARYQSFASDVTPGPADADMTINILYR, from the coding sequence ATGAAACGTACCAAAACAATGGTAGCCAGTTTTATTCTTAGCCTCGTTTCTGTTAGCGCAATTGCTGCTGAAATGAATGCAGGGACAATTCACTTTACCGGGCAAATTATTGAACCAAGCTGTACGATTGATGGTGATAACGGCACAGACAGCACTGTCCCTTTGGGTACGTATCCAAACTCATTGTTTGACAAGGTGGGTAAAGAAAGTGAATTGATCCCTTTTAGTATCAGGCTCTCAGACTGCCCGGTCAAAAGTGATGGTCTACCGTCAGTACAGCTAACGTTTAACGGGAGCACTGCCGTCACAGGTTCAACGACCTTACTGGACGTCAGTAAAATCACCACAGATGGCGATACGGCAGCGACAGGCATTGGCATTGCCGTGACCCCGGCAGATGATAACGAAGACTATATTTCCTTCGATGGCAGCGAAGATCAGGTACGTATTACGCTACCCACGACGAAAGAAGATCAGGTTCATGCTGATTTCAATGCGCGTTATCAATCTTTTGCATCTGATGTCACGCCAGGCCCAGCAGATGCCGATATGACAATTAACATTCTTTACCGTTAA